The DNA region GAGTCTGAGATTCCATGACTACCAGTCTTCTCTTGCCTCTGACATTCTGACAGTCAGTTACAGATGAATGCGACATGACGGTGGTGACAGTTGGAAGCAAATCTATCTTTCACAGATGATTTCTTAGATATGATCAGATGAGACCGattcagaacaaaacaaagGCAAAGGCAAAATCCATATCGGGGCCCAGAGATTTATCAGGTCAGAGCTCATGGGTGAACCAGAGGACATGTGATTCCCTCCCTGTAagagggtacaacagcagtgccttCAGCAGTGACCTGAATCCTCAGGTCCAGAGGCTTTTCCAACTATTCAATACCATCCTCTCTTTAGAACAAATAGTATTATGTatctgtttctctttttttcacagTGTTTATCCAGTTACCTCtgtcaaaattaaaacaacaagTTCATAGACATGCATGTTAACAGAGACAGCATGAACAATTCACCCTCACCCTCCAGGCCTGTTGATGTGTAGTGGGGGCCTACTACATGCAAGGCTGCCACAGTCATGATAAAAATTTCATTCGAGTTTCCACGACTACGACTGGACTAGTCTATGTTTCCCAATGTACCTTAGAGTGGCAGTACCTTTACTGAACTCTTCTAGCGCCTCCAAGGAATATTTACACCTTTACTCATTGGGAGAAAAGATGCTCAGGCCACAGTGAAAATAAAACGTaagaatgaaatacatttttgtttcaaatgttttttttttttgcacttatGCTAAAGGTACTCAGGTCTTTCCTGGCTGATGTTTTACACACTGTTCCAACGACGATTGTTTTTGTCTGAAATTTAAATGTGTGCAGATACAAGAAATGTGTcccattattatttataaagggGGCTGCGAACACATCCATTTGGGTATTCTGTACATGCTGTATTCTGTGTATTCTGTGTTGCTGGCCAAACGGAGGGAGGACAATAACAGATGAGCAATTTTTACAGTGAAATTCAGGCAGAAGGAAAAGCAAAATGGTTTCTGAATTGTTGCGAAGTGTCCACACACATTTAAAATTGTACTGTGTCACTTCCAGATGGCTGCcaattgcagaaaaatgttctaGCAGATGCTAAAGTTACAGTTTTGAAAAAGATGTATGTGTGAGCTACAGACTGTCCCCTCAGTAATGTGTGAAGGATAACACGCTTCCCAGTTTTATGTTTTGCCTCCCACTGTGTTTTGTTTGCAGTGTTTGCTACATCCTTagaatttgttatttttgtgatatttaTATTTCCTGTGTCTTAACAGCCCACAAACCCTGCTTATGACACAGATCATTCTCCTGCTCCCTCAGGTCTGTCAGCTTGCTTCCTACTTTGTGATATAATGTGATCACGAAACGCCACATCACTGACAGAACACACAAAGGCACAGAGAAAAGCTCCAGCTGAACTCTTGGAAAAGGAGCAGAGCAAATTGGCTGTCAATTTGATTTGTTAATGAGCAACAGTTTCTGTGACTTGCCGAGATAAaacctgcaagaaaaaaaacaccagagtGTCCCTTAAGGGCAGTCCATTTTACAACAATTTTATAAACATAGTCACCATTCCTCAGTCACAGTTCAGTGCTTTAATACTCCCAGGGGCAGACTTATATTGTGTTTTCCAAAGCCTCCCCCTTATTTAAGTAACAATGTGCTCTGACTAATTTATAATTGAAGAAGGCATGTGTTTTCAACTGCCTACACATCACAATCACGATACTAATCTCAAGACCCTTCTTAATGGTTTGCCTTTAAATACCATTGGATTTCTAGGAGAATGGGCAAGAACATAGAGATTCTTCACATTGCGAAAGAGTTAAACCTGGCTGACAAAAACAGCTGCTCAATAAATTCTGCAGGTATTGATCTTCTTCTCATTCCGTAAGGCCTGCGGTTTTTACTTGTAGAATAGACACTCAAAAATAACAGCGTAACTGAAGAGAAAACCAAGTTTCTTTTATTGCGCACCAGATCTGAAATATGAAAacgttaaagaaaaagaaataattgaGGGAATCAGGACTTTCATTATCATCAACGTGACAACAAGAGTAGGTTTACACATTTATATATACACAAGTAGTGCCTGTAAAACGATTCCATTTATCAAGACACAATTCACATCTACAAATAAATATGCCAGCTCACTGGGCCTAGTTGTCCAGTATCGTACATTATCAGTAAGGCTgcctgtttttatatttattcccacccatacaaccttgctttaaATGTATCTTGTGCTAGCAAACCAACTAAGAGCAAAGGTAAAATCATCTAACTTTGGATCTAATTAAATAACATCtgcttactacagtatatgagacaCACTGCTCTCTAAGACATGATCATAATTTAAAAGCCGTTTATAAGTTATTATATCTTTGGTTTGCGTGTTATGAACTCATGTGGTATGAACTCAACTTTCATGggttggggaaaaaagagatcccctttcttttaatgaaacagaaaatatatctGAGCCTCTTTTGAATTCATTGGTACTAAATCTCTGATTTCATTAAGAAAGAAGATGCGGCCTGATAACGGTTTTTCCATTTAAAGACAGGTAGAGGGTGGGATTAAACATCAAAAGCTGGCAACCGTAAGCTTCACTGCGGTGTGTCATAGTTACAAGACTTAGCTTCTATACAGTCGATTCTTTGGGAGTGTCCTTGGCGTTTCTGCACCCATACAGCCACTTGATGACCCGCGCATTCCTCtcaatcacagacacgaccgagGGCACCTGCTCGGTCAGCTCCTCCTCGAACAGTCCCTCCCCAGAGTGCCGGGAGAACTCGCTGGCCTCGGAGCCGCCCGCACTAACGCTTCGCAGCATCAGAGACACCGTGTCCGAGCTGGCACTGAAAAAGTTCTCCAGCCCCAACCGATCCACAACTTCCAGGTCCAGCCCGCAGTAGTTGAAGAACCTCTCTTTCTCAGACAAGGCCAAGGAGTAGCGTAGCCTGAGATCTGACTTGGAGCGCTGCAGCCCCATTCTTCTCAAAAGAGTTTGCTTGCCGGTGTCCCCAGCGAGACTGATCGCAGACTGACTGACCTCGAGGACCATAGTCCTTCGAGGGGTCCGAGGGCTGTCGGGAGCTACGAACAGCTCTGCCTCCGTCTTTGATGAGTCTCTTTCTAAGCTCACTTCCTGTTCCCTGATGGGCGTCTCCTTGTCATTGGTCCAAGACATCCGAGTGTCCTCTTCTTTGGAAGGGGACTTCTCCTCATTGATAATCATCTTAGGTGGCGATTCCAGGGAGGATTTC from Lepisosteus oculatus isolate fLepOcu1 chromosome 11, fLepOcu1.hap2, whole genome shotgun sequence includes:
- the fam110d gene encoding protein FAM110C: MKPLTPVGSPSPLRLLNKGPEYLRRQIDSGDRGRSVSAVERLEADKAKYVKSQQVINSKQEPVLVPCATPPPQPRRPLTVPCATVPLPPRRPLTVPCSAPLSSLGRTFAPQGDKSEALQDIEAKKENQNLKELKGNTARTTPATPVVQNTPVLRRSSGKRMLRPDSLIIYRQKRECKTSAGGETKGYSFVRRLFQGSMREKSSLESPPKMIINEEKSPSKEEDTRMSWTNDKETPIREQEVSLERDSSKTEAELFVAPDSPRTPRRTMVLEVSQSAISLAGDTGKQTLLRRMGLQRSKSDLRLRYSLALSEKERFFNYCGLDLEVVDRLGLENFFSASSDTVSLMLRSVSAGGSEASEFSRHSGEGLFEEELTEQVPSVVSVIERNARVIKWLYGCRNAKDTPKESTV